A genome region from Rickettsiales endosymbiont of Stachyamoeba lipophora includes the following:
- the nhaA gene encoding Na+/H+ antiporter NhaA, translating to MKNVTKIQINKDTISSILLFLGVFLALIISNNSFLLTYYKSFIAYKFTLGFEDHLLSKSLLKWVNDGLMAIFFFLLGLEMKYHMTDGEFQTKKNLLLPTIAAMGGFIVPALIYYVINKHDPVAVAGWAIPVATDTAFILAIVSLFGDRISNSARVFLVGLSIIDDALAVTVLALFYTPEFSSMHLLYSLLPITYLLLLNNFKVSSKGCYYLGGLFLWLTIVNSGIHGTIAGIMLALFIPTKIEKNDRTIHLVQNMESAIHSLVAFFILPLFAFVNCELTFKDLSFNDLLSPISLGCIAGLLVGKPLGIYLFSKLAIKTKLISLPYNTNKITFLGLSFLCGIGFTLSLFIGLQAFEPVQLENQMKIGVLLGSLICAIIGTYIIKKSSNNQTIQN from the coding sequence ATGAAAAATGTCACCAAGATTCAAATAAATAAAGATACTATTTCATCTATTTTATTATTTCTTGGAGTGTTTTTAGCTTTAATTATTAGTAACAATAGTTTTCTACTCACATATTATAAATCGTTTATAGCTTATAAATTTACTCTTGGATTTGAAGATCACCTACTGAGCAAATCATTACTCAAATGGGTGAATGATGGCTTGATGGCTATTTTCTTTTTCCTGCTAGGGTTAGAAATGAAATATCATATGACAGACGGAGAATTTCAAACCAAAAAAAACTTATTACTACCTACCATTGCCGCAATGGGTGGTTTTATAGTTCCGGCTCTAATATATTATGTAATCAATAAGCATGATCCAGTAGCAGTAGCGGGATGGGCAATTCCTGTGGCTACCGATACCGCGTTTATATTAGCAATCGTTTCGTTATTTGGGGATAGAATATCTAATAGTGCCAGAGTGTTTTTAGTTGGCCTATCTATTATAGATGATGCTTTAGCAGTAACGGTACTAGCTTTATTTTACACACCAGAGTTTAGCTCTATGCATCTTTTATATAGCTTATTACCTATTACTTATTTATTATTACTCAATAATTTTAAAGTATCCTCTAAAGGTTGTTATTATCTTGGTGGCTTATTCTTATGGTTAACAATAGTCAATTCAGGCATCCATGGTACAATAGCAGGAATAATGCTAGCTCTCTTTATACCTACCAAAATAGAAAAAAATGACAGAACCATTCATCTTGTTCAAAACATGGAGTCGGCTATACATAGCTTAGTAGCATTTTTTATCTTACCCTTATTTGCCTTTGTTAACTGTGAGCTCACTTTTAAAGATTTGTCTTTCAATGATTTATTATCACCTATTTCATTAGGCTGTATAGCTGGTTTGCTGGTAGGAAAGCCGTTAGGCATTTACTTATTTTCAAAACTCGCTATTAAAACTAAATTAATTAGCTTGCCGTATAATACCAATAAAATAACCTTTTTAGGCCTTTCATTTTTATGCGGGATTGGATTCACTTTAAGCTTATTTATTGGATTACAAGCTTTTGAACCTGTACAACTAGAAAATCAAATGAAAATTGGTGTTCTACTTGGTTCATTGATATGCGCAATTATCGGAACATATATAATCAAAAAATCTAGCAATAACCAAACCATACAGAACTAA
- a CDS encoding ETC complex I subunit, whose amino-acid sequence MHAKIYRPTKTAMQSGKANTRKWILEFEQDGGRFVEGLMGWTGSTDTLQQIKLYFSTKEQAINYAKKYLPQAEIIEASL is encoded by the coding sequence ATGCATGCAAAAATCTATCGTCCAACCAAAACTGCTATGCAATCTGGTAAAGCTAATACTAGAAAATGGATACTTGAGTTTGAACAAGATGGTGGCAGGTTTGTAGAAGGCTTAATGGGATGGACAGGTAGCACAGATACCTTACAGCAAATTAAGCTTTATTTTTCTACTAAAGAACAAGCGATTAACTATGCTAAGAAATATCTTCCTCAAGCGGAAATAATTGAAGCTTCACTATAA